One genomic region from Gemmatimonadota bacterium encodes:
- a CDS encoding DUF1189 family protein has protein sequence MRRFSLLHPLWMAFYDGAIYEDAARHWRNRTFLYLLLLLALTWIPFTLQMQNQVDEWVSREAPYYIDQMPDLSLSGGELSSSSTEPTLLRDRDGTVLAVIDPTGRYASLDDTEAPVLVTRTQIFIRGEGDLVDVSSLPDGPPETLSREDLYVIADWTRSLVNTLLFPVLLVLSYAYRTVQTLLYAYVASFFTTSAGAALPYRTLLNLAIIAITPAVVLDTVHMLMESPLPDWFWWPACVLLSLGYLRFGIRVTLDAERQAAA, from the coding sequence ATGCGTCGATTCAGTTTGCTGCACCCGCTCTGGATGGCCTTCTACGACGGGGCGATTTACGAGGATGCGGCCCGACACTGGCGAAACCGGACCTTTCTGTACCTCCTTTTGCTGCTGGCGTTGACCTGGATTCCTTTCACCCTCCAGATGCAGAACCAGGTGGATGAATGGGTCAGCCGGGAAGCGCCTTATTACATTGACCAGATGCCCGACCTCAGCCTGTCCGGTGGCGAACTGTCCTCGTCCTCCACCGAGCCGACGCTCCTGCGCGACCGGGACGGGACGGTGCTGGCCGTCATCGACCCCACCGGACGGTACGCCAGCCTGGACGACACCGAGGCGCCTGTGCTGGTAACGCGCACCCAGATCTTCATCCGGGGAGAGGGCGACCTTGTCGACGTTTCGTCTCTGCCGGACGGACCTCCGGAGACGCTGAGCCGGGAGGACCTGTACGTGATCGCCGACTGGACCCGGTCCCTGGTCAATACGCTGCTCTTTCCTGTCCTGCTCGTGCTGTCCTACGCGTACCGGACCGTGCAGACGCTGCTGTACGCCTACGTGGCTTCCTTTTTCACAACGTCTGCCGGCGCGGCGCTGCCGTACCGCACGCTCCTGAACCTGGCCATCATCGCCATTACGCCGGCCGTCGTGCTGGACACCGTGCACATGCTCATGGAATCTCCGCTGCCGGACTGGTTCTGGTGGCCGGCATGCGTTCTGCTTTCCCTGGGCTATCTGCGCTTCGGCATCCGGGTCACGCTGGACGCCGAACGTCAGGCGGCAGCCTGA
- a CDS encoding ThuA domain-containing protein encodes MKRILLLINAHSPPFSQFASMFEGLVNGASQFTLDVTDDRNALCDPSDYDAVALYIASGALTRDQEKGITGYVRNGGGLLAVHTANAGLAQYADYIEMIGTEFIGHDPLGDFDVEVDPAFDDILPRMSRSFRVQDECYNMDIKTEAPLRWFQHGIWKLERQPLGYLRDYGKGRVFYTALGHDNRTFVHPDFQDQLIKGLRYVCGMTDGSPVRIGLVGYGPLFGMGRHHSEQIAATRGFELGAVCDRDPARLEAAREEQGEEVPMFEDAGEMAGSGLIDLAIVIVPHAYHAPVAKPLLEAGLHVITEKPFTVKVSEADELIGLARDRGVMISVYHNRHWDPDILSMKEIVGRGDIGEVYSIESALVGYGLPGQAWRSHKPVSGGAMYDWGAHNFEKILQLVPRYDGQGNRINKRATLYGNYMKRVWHSSTNEDYCRAYARFDAGVEAQFMTSSIHASRRPMWTVQGTAGSIVMEGGDGAGTVTMASADGRHRVVEVKPYDRGHNWQGYYKNVADHLLAGLPLEITGEWAKGPIQLIEGCETASRENRLVEVEFDF; translated from the coding sequence GTGAAACGCATACTGCTCTTGATCAACGCGCACAGTCCGCCGTTCAGCCAGTTCGCTTCCATGTTCGAAGGGCTGGTGAACGGCGCTTCGCAGTTCACCCTGGACGTAACCGACGACCGGAACGCGCTCTGCGACCCATCGGACTACGATGCCGTGGCGCTCTATATCGCGTCCGGAGCACTGACCCGGGACCAGGAAAAGGGGATCACCGGATACGTACGGAACGGCGGCGGACTGCTGGCCGTGCACACCGCGAACGCGGGGCTGGCGCAGTACGCCGATTACATCGAGATGATCGGCACCGAGTTCATCGGCCACGATCCCCTGGGCGACTTCGACGTGGAAGTCGATCCGGCCTTCGACGACATCCTGCCGCGCATGAGCCGGAGTTTCCGCGTCCAGGACGAATGCTACAACATGGACATCAAGACGGAGGCGCCGCTCAGGTGGTTCCAGCACGGCATATGGAAACTCGAACGCCAGCCGTTGGGCTACCTGCGGGATTACGGAAAGGGACGTGTGTTCTATACCGCCCTAGGCCACGACAACCGCACCTTCGTCCATCCCGACTTCCAGGACCAGTTGATCAAGGGGCTTCGTTACGTATGCGGGATGACCGACGGATCGCCCGTCCGGATCGGACTGGTGGGCTACGGACCCCTGTTCGGCATGGGGAGGCACCACAGCGAGCAGATCGCCGCGACGCGGGGGTTCGAACTGGGGGCGGTCTGCGACCGGGACCCCGCTCGGCTGGAAGCGGCGCGGGAGGAGCAGGGCGAGGAGGTGCCCATGTTCGAGGATGCCGGGGAAATGGCCGGAAGCGGGCTCATCGACCTGGCCATCGTTATCGTACCTCACGCCTACCACGCGCCCGTGGCGAAGCCGCTGCTTGAAGCGGGCCTGCACGTCATCACGGAGAAACCCTTCACGGTCAAGGTTTCCGAGGCGGACGAGCTGATCGGACTGGCCCGGGACCGGGGCGTCATGATCTCGGTGTACCACAACCGTCACTGGGACCCGGACATCCTTTCGATGAAGGAGATCGTCGGCCGCGGCGACATCGGCGAGGTTTATTCGATCGAAAGCGCCTTGGTGGGATACGGCCTGCCGGGCCAGGCGTGGCGGTCCCATAAGCCGGTTTCCGGCGGGGCGATGTACGATTGGGGCGCCCACAATTTCGAGAAGATACTGCAGCTGGTGCCGAGGTACGACGGACAGGGCAACCGGATCAACAAGCGCGCGACGCTCTACGGGAACTACATGAAGCGGGTCTGGCACAGCAGCACCAACGAGGACTACTGCCGGGCCTACGCACGTTTCGACGCGGGCGTCGAGGCGCAGTTCATGACCTCATCCATCCACGCGTCCCGCAGGCCCATGTGGACCGTCCAGGGTACCGCCGGATCGATCGTCATGGAAGGCGGGGACGGCGCGGGCACGGTCACCATGGCCTCGGCCGACGGCCGCCACCGCGTCGTCGAAGTCAAGCCGTACGACCGCGGCCATAACTGGCAAGGCTATTACAAGAACGTGGCCGATCACCTGCTCGCCGGCCTGCCCTTGGAGATAACCGGAGAATGGGCAAAGGGTCCGATCCAACTCATCGAGGGTTGTGAAACGGCCTCGAGAGAGAACCGGCTGGTGGAAGTGGAATTCGATTTCTGA
- a CDS encoding aldo/keto reductase: MEYRYLGKTGLQVSPICLGTAFRGEIDEHAGIRVIETALDLGCNFIDSAFYGEGRSEKIIGKALKGRREQVVLCTKIFGTAGVGPNYTGLSRFNLMQGVDKSLKRLQTDYIDLYLAHSFDPVTPLEETLSTFDDLVRQGKVRYIGCSNWPVYKVVDALWTSDRRNLEPFVCLQYNYSLLARWETELELMPMAGDHGLGLMCYSPLAIGLLTGQFRRGAVPSENSPWGKNPRPGLSRSKYPFDEAMTDKLDGIVQTLIEVGEKYGKTPAQVALAWILDHEEVTAPIIGPDFPEQVEESLGAVGWTLEPEDRVRLDEVSAPDLPGKYA, translated from the coding sequence ATGGAATACCGCTATCTGGGCAAGACGGGCCTGCAGGTCTCGCCGATCTGCCTCGGCACGGCCTTCCGGGGCGAGATCGACGAGCACGCCGGCATCCGGGTGATCGAGACGGCCCTCGACCTGGGATGCAACTTCATCGACTCGGCGTTTTACGGGGAGGGAAGGTCCGAGAAGATCATCGGAAAAGCGCTCAAGGGCCGTCGCGAACAGGTCGTGCTGTGCACCAAGATCTTCGGCACGGCGGGCGTGGGGCCCAACTACACCGGTTTGTCGCGGTTCAACCTGATGCAGGGCGTGGATAAAAGCCTGAAACGGCTGCAGACCGACTACATCGACCTCTACCTGGCCCACAGCTTCGACCCGGTCACGCCGCTCGAGGAGACCCTTTCGACCTTCGACGACCTCGTCCGGCAGGGCAAGGTACGGTACATCGGCTGCAGCAACTGGCCGGTGTACAAGGTGGTGGATGCCCTCTGGACCAGCGACCGGCGCAACCTGGAACCCTTCGTTTGCCTGCAGTACAACTACAGCCTGCTGGCCCGGTGGGAGACCGAGCTCGAGCTCATGCCCATGGCCGGAGACCACGGGCTCGGGCTCATGTGCTACAGCCCGCTCGCCATCGGCCTGCTGACCGGCCAGTTCCGCCGCGGGGCCGTGCCATCGGAAAACAGCCCCTGGGGAAAGAACCCCCGCCCGGGCCTGAGCCGCTCGAAGTATCCCTTCGACGAGGCCATGACCGACAAGCTGGACGGCATCGTGCAGACGCTGATCGAAGTGGGGGAAAAGTACGGGAAGACGCCGGCCCAGGTGGCGTTGGCCTGGATCCTGGACCACGAAGAAGTAACAGCGCCCATCATCGGCCCGGATTTTCCCGAGCAGGTCGAGGAATCCCTCGGGGCCGTGGGATGGACGCTCGAGCCGGAGGACCGCGTCCGCCTGGACGAGGTCTCGGCGCCGGATCTCCCCGGCAAATACGCCTGA
- a CDS encoding sugar phosphate isomerase/epimerase encodes MQIGYTTWGMPKVPVDQALSFLHDVGFDAVELTVLPNYTTAVDGLDAGERQRIKALCAEYGLAMPAVAAHRSLLEEDPDAHRENMRLLKRAVDLCAEWSDGRGAPVLDTVLGGAPEDWETRLDFILDRVRNLVDYAADKGVVIGMEAHVGCALDTAEKSVRLVETMDSPYLGLNFDISHFDVLGMPIEEAVRLMAPHAVHTHVKDQRGRVPDFEFLVPGEGDFDFTAYLRAMHAAGYQGSITAEVSNMVQRKPGYDPFEAAALCYRTLEKAFAEAGVPRP; translated from the coding sequence ATGCAAATAGGCTATACGACCTGGGGCATGCCCAAAGTCCCCGTGGACCAGGCCCTCTCGTTCCTGCACGACGTGGGTTTCGACGCGGTGGAACTGACGGTCCTGCCGAACTATACGACGGCCGTGGACGGACTCGACGCCGGTGAGCGGCAGCGCATCAAGGCGCTCTGTGCCGAATACGGCCTGGCCATGCCCGCCGTCGCCGCCCATCGCTCGCTCCTCGAAGAGGACCCCGATGCACATCGCGAGAACATGCGCCTGCTGAAGCGGGCCGTCGACCTGTGCGCGGAATGGAGCGATGGCCGCGGTGCGCCGGTCCTGGACACGGTGCTGGGCGGCGCCCCGGAAGACTGGGAAACCAGGCTGGACTTCATCCTGGATCGTGTCCGGAATCTGGTGGATTACGCCGCGGACAAGGGCGTGGTGATCGGCATGGAAGCCCACGTGGGATGCGCCCTGGACACCGCGGAGAAATCGGTCCGACTCGTAGAGACCATGGACTCGCCCTACCTCGGTCTCAACTTCGACATCAGCCACTTCGACGTCCTGGGCATGCCCATCGAGGAGGCGGTCCGGCTCATGGCGCCCCACGCGGTGCACACCCACGTCAAGGACCAGCGCGGCCGCGTGCCCGATTTCGAGTTTCTTGTGCCGGGAGAGGGCGATTTCGATTTCACGGCCTACCTGCGGGCCATGCACGCCGCCGGCTATCAGGGATCCATCACCGCGGAGGTCAGCAACATGGTGCAGAGGAAACCGGGATACGATCCCTTCGAAGCGGCCGCCCTGTGTTACCGGACCCTGGAGAAAGCCTTCGCCGAAGCTGGCGTGCCCCGGCCGTGA
- a CDS encoding dihydrodipicolinate synthase family protein — protein sequence MDMDRFRHHLAGPVASINTPFLEDDGIDYDGLRRFVDFCIEAGAGTVLFTPGDSLYSVLTEAEIAELTAFTAGVVNRRALFIASAGFWSTPQTAAFAEYARDCGADAVIVAPPDRGMTVDGLVTYYDAVSRALPAFILSAGLVSVGVRGALETVERLLDEVPGVVGFKEDFGPDFARGACARAHDRWVIFAGGQKQTHMDMLPYGCDGYMSTFIKFKPDVAHAYWAAIERGDLDAAADVITRYDMPFFDYLYNTFPAGGDAAQHAVLELAGICGRWRRSPLPDLSDAEMEQLKGFLTDGGML from the coding sequence ATGGACATGGACCGCTTCCGGCACCACCTGGCCGGACCCGTCGCCTCGATCAACACCCCCTTTCTCGAAGATGACGGCATCGATTACGACGGGTTGCGCCGATTCGTGGATTTCTGCATCGAAGCCGGGGCTGGAACCGTCCTGTTCACGCCCGGGGACAGTCTCTACTCGGTGCTCACTGAAGCGGAAATCGCCGAGTTGACGGCCTTTACCGCCGGTGTGGTGAACAGGCGGGCGCTGTTCATCGCGAGTGCGGGGTTCTGGTCCACACCGCAGACCGCCGCCTTCGCGGAGTACGCCCGGGACTGTGGCGCGGACGCGGTGATCGTGGCGCCTCCCGACCGCGGGATGACGGTGGACGGGCTCGTGACGTACTACGATGCGGTATCTAGGGCCCTGCCGGCCTTCATCCTGAGCGCCGGGCTGGTGAGCGTAGGGGTCCGGGGCGCGCTGGAAACGGTCGAACGCCTTCTGGACGAAGTGCCGGGCGTCGTGGGATTCAAGGAAGACTTCGGTCCCGATTTCGCCAGGGGCGCCTGCGCCAGGGCGCACGACAGGTGGGTGATCTTCGCCGGCGGCCAGAAGCAGACCCACATGGACATGCTGCCTTACGGCTGCGACGGGTACATGTCGACCTTCATCAAGTTCAAGCCGGACGTGGCCCACGCCTACTGGGCCGCCATCGAGCGCGGAGACCTCGATGCGGCCGCGGACGTAATCACGCGCTACGACATGCCTTTTTTCGACTATCTGTACAACACCTTTCCGGCGGGCGGCGACGCGGCGCAGCACGCCGTCCTGGAACTGGCCGGAATCTGCGGCCGCTGGCGCAGGAGTCCCCTGCCCGATCTCTCGGACGCGGAGATGGAGCAACTCAAGGGTTTTCTGACGGACGGCGGCATGCTATAG
- a CDS encoding Gfo/Idh/MocA family oxidoreductase, translated as MKIGIIGHTGCGDYGHSLDQAFVGVEGAEIAALADPVEAGRQEALQRTGAAKGYARYTDMLAQEQLDIVVLATHEMSNHLAMVLAATEQGVHVYAEKPLARTPAEVDAMVEACDRAGVLLIMGHPWRGRPEIQRQAIPMIREGGIGEPRWARMYGFGGENGGDQWFIDLYPHFFDFLWQLFGEPSWCQAIITQDGRPAGPSDRKEGLFGMGTSAGNGMWAHYQFDGFNAEFESFAGDGIENPYRIDIHGTKGTLVLPGPTQDGPDIYFHPHSNPQPFDDDRWEVLAHERVSGGQKWINAHHRMARSMMDLIEGRKPEYELCHARTARRHIEMAIAAHRSHITGARVAFPFAETGNPFDTWTEEGRA; from the coding sequence TTGAAAATCGGCATCATCGGGCACACCGGTTGCGGAGACTACGGACATTCCCTGGACCAGGCATTCGTGGGCGTAGAGGGCGCCGAGATCGCCGCCCTGGCCGATCCGGTCGAGGCAGGCAGGCAGGAGGCGTTGCAACGCACGGGCGCGGCGAAGGGATACGCCAGGTATACGGATATGCTGGCGCAGGAGCAGTTGGACATCGTCGTCCTGGCCACCCACGAGATGAGCAACCATCTCGCCATGGTGCTGGCCGCCACCGAGCAGGGGGTCCACGTGTACGCGGAGAAGCCCCTGGCGCGCACCCCGGCCGAGGTGGACGCCATGGTGGAGGCCTGCGACCGGGCCGGCGTCCTGCTGATCATGGGCCACCCCTGGCGGGGACGGCCGGAAATCCAGCGCCAGGCCATCCCCATGATCCGGGAGGGCGGGATCGGGGAACCGCGCTGGGCCCGCATGTACGGTTTCGGCGGCGAAAACGGGGGAGACCAATGGTTCATCGATCTCTACCCCCATTTCTTCGATTTCCTGTGGCAGCTCTTCGGCGAACCGTCGTGGTGCCAGGCGATCATCACCCAGGACGGCCGTCCTGCCGGCCCGTCGGACCGGAAGGAAGGGCTGTTCGGCATGGGCACCTCCGCGGGAAACGGCATGTGGGCCCATTACCAGTTCGACGGTTTCAACGCGGAATTCGAATCCTTCGCGGGCGACGGCATTGAGAACCCCTATCGCATCGACATTCACGGGACAAAGGGCACGCTCGTCCTGCCCGGCCCCACGCAGGACGGGCCGGACATCTATTTCCATCCCCACTCCAACCCGCAGCCCTTCGACGACGACCGCTGGGAAGTGCTCGCCCACGAGCGGGTATCGGGCGGACAGAAATGGATCAACGCCCACCACCGCATGGCCCGGTCCATGATGGACCTCATCGAGGGCAGGAAACCCGAATACGAGCTCTGTCACGCGCGCACAGCCCGCCGCCATATAGAAATGGCCATAGCAGCGCACCGTTCCCACATCACGGGCGCGCGGGTGGCCTTCCCCTTTGCCGAAACGGGCAACCCCTTCGACACCTGGACGGAAGAAGGGCGGGCCTAG
- a CDS encoding cyclic-di-AMP receptor has translation MKLLIAIVNKRDIRHLTDALIDNDFRFTEIGSTGGFLRAGNVTLLIGVDDERVPPVLELIQNHCHAREEAIDVAQIGTHLDALGLGEAVTTMVGGAQVFIIQAERMVVV, from the coding sequence ATGAAACTCCTCATCGCGATCGTCAACAAAAGGGACATCCGGCATCTTACCGATGCACTGATCGACAACGATTTCCGGTTCACCGAAATCGGCAGCACGGGCGGATTCCTGCGCGCCGGCAACGTCACCCTGTTGATCGGGGTGGACGACGAGCGCGTGCCCCCCGTACTCGAACTCATCCAGAACCACTGCCACGCGCGGGAGGAAGCCATCGACGTCGCGCAGATCGGCACCCATCTCGACGCCCTCGGACTGGGCGAGGCGGTAACGACCATGGTGGGCGGCGCGCAGGTATTTATCATCCAGGCCGAACGCATGGTGGTCGTCTGA
- a CDS encoding aspartate aminotransferase family protein — MTYGDREQLLRDDAYLIHPLQHRDDHDEPLICVRAEGSTLFDIEGNRYIDGLSSLWNVNAGHGRRELAAAAADQIEELGFFSCYAGATNIPAIRLASRLKELAPGALNHTFFTSGGAVSNDSAIKTARYFWQRAGRPDKTRIISRRHAYHGVTIGAMNATGLEAYWEDFGSSLPGYVHIDAPYPYHYRSEDPGTGCGEASARALEDAILREGPENIAAFIGEPVQGAAGVIVPPEDYWPRIREICTKYDVLLIADEVITGFGRIGHWFGVSYWNVEPDIVTFAKGITSGYLPLGGIIISDEIHDCIHNAPADRKWNHSFTYSGHPTCCAVGLANLDLLEHEGLFERCRIMGEKLMEGLRSLRTLPHVGDIRGIGLMAAVEVVEDPASRKPYDPALKIGGRIVKKMLENGVYTRCRGDSVNFAPPFVVTAEELDRMVNVTGEAIESVTA; from the coding sequence ATGACCTACGGCGACCGTGAACAACTGCTGAGGGACGACGCATACCTGATCCATCCGCTGCAGCACCGCGACGATCATGACGAGCCCCTGATCTGCGTGCGTGCCGAGGGCTCCACGCTCTTCGACATCGAGGGCAACCGATACATCGACGGGCTCTCGAGCCTGTGGAACGTCAACGCCGGCCACGGACGGCGCGAGCTGGCGGCGGCCGCCGCGGACCAGATCGAGGAACTGGGGTTCTTCTCCTGCTATGCGGGGGCGACGAATATCCCGGCCATACGACTGGCCAGCCGCCTGAAGGAGTTGGCGCCGGGTGCGCTGAACCATACCTTTTTCACGTCCGGCGGCGCCGTTTCCAACGACAGCGCGATCAAGACGGCGCGGTATTTCTGGCAACGGGCCGGGCGGCCGGACAAGACCAGGATCATATCTCGCAGACATGCCTATCACGGAGTGACCATCGGCGCCATGAACGCCACCGGCCTGGAGGCCTACTGGGAGGACTTCGGATCCAGCCTGCCCGGATACGTCCATATCGACGCGCCCTATCCCTATCACTACAGGTCGGAGGATCCCGGGACGGGATGCGGCGAGGCGAGCGCCCGGGCGCTCGAGGACGCGATCCTGCGGGAGGGTCCCGAGAACATAGCCGCCTTCATTGGAGAACCGGTCCAGGGCGCGGCAGGGGTCATCGTGCCGCCGGAGGACTACTGGCCGAGGATTCGGGAGATCTGCACGAAGTACGACGTGCTCCTGATCGCCGACGAAGTGATCACCGGGTTCGGCCGCATCGGCCACTGGTTCGGCGTGTCTTACTGGAACGTCGAACCGGACATCGTCACCTTCGCGAAGGGCATCACCAGTGGATATCTGCCGCTTGGAGGCATTATCATCTCGGACGAGATACACGACTGCATCCATAACGCCCCCGCGGACCGGAAGTGGAACCACTCCTTCACCTACTCCGGGCACCCGACCTGCTGCGCCGTCGGGCTGGCGAATCTCGATCTCCTGGAGCACGAAGGCCTTTTCGAGCGTTGCAGGATCATGGGCGAAAAGCTGATGGAGGGCCTGCGGTCGCTGCGGACGCTGCCGCACGTGGGCGACATCCGCGGCATCGGGCTGATGGCTGCCGTGGAGGTGGTGGAAGACCCCGCATCCCGCAAACCCTACGATCCCGCGTTGAAGATTGGCGGACGCATCGTGAAGAAGATGCTCGAAAACGGTGTCTACACCCGTTGCCGGGGAGACAGTGTCAACTTCGCTCCCCCTTTCGTCGTAACTGCCGAAGAGCTGGACCGGATGGTTAACGTAACCGGAGAGGCCATTGAATCGGTTACGGCCTGA
- a CDS encoding polysaccharide deacetylase family protein: MTGRHPHPWREGCEGAVSLTFDDGMPSQLDRAVPILAENGLHGTFYVNPKGPDWRSLLAPWKAVAGAGHEVGNHTVNHPCSCAFKETRTDCLEMMTLDDMEWEIGEGRRRIAEAIPGQVDFTFCYPCYHAHVGEGPGRRSYVPVVARHHVAGRGKGDFANHPLTADLHYLYSFPVERQAQSGMIGLVEEAINRGQWAVLTFHGISEGHLSVTEADFSGLCGYLRAHRARIWTAPVVTVARAVRDWRSAAEGGEGPAAGAEAPAEGTGNES, encoded by the coding sequence ATGACCGGCAGGCACCCCCATCCCTGGCGGGAAGGATGCGAAGGCGCCGTCTCCCTGACCTTCGACGACGGTATGCCGTCCCAACTCGACCGGGCCGTCCCGATCCTGGCCGAAAACGGTCTTCACGGCACATTCTACGTCAACCCCAAGGGTCCGGACTGGCGCAGCCTCCTCGCACCGTGGAAGGCCGTGGCGGGCGCCGGACACGAGGTGGGCAACCATACGGTCAACCATCCCTGTTCCTGCGCGTTCAAGGAGACGCGGACCGACTGCCTGGAGATGATGACTCTCGACGACATGGAGTGGGAGATCGGCGAGGGCAGACGGCGCATCGCCGAAGCCATCCCGGGGCAGGTGGATTTCACCTTCTGCTATCCCTGCTACCATGCCCACGTGGGCGAGGGACCGGGACGCCGGAGTTACGTTCCGGTCGTAGCCCGCCACCATGTCGCCGGCCGGGGCAAGGGGGATTTCGCCAATCACCCCCTGACCGCCGACCTGCACTACCTCTACTCATTCCCCGTGGAGCGCCAGGCCCAGTCCGGGATGATCGGTCTGGTGGAGGAGGCCATAAACCGGGGACAGTGGGCCGTGTTGACCTTTCACGGAATCTCGGAAGGGCATCTGTCCGTGACCGAGGCCGATTTCAGCGGGCTGTGCGGCTATCTCCGGGCACACCGCGCCCGCATCTGGACCGCCCCGGTCGTCACCGTCGCCCGGGCGGTTCGCGACTGGCGGTCCGCCGCGGAAGGCGGCGAAGGTCCCGCGGCCGGTGCCGAAGCTCCCGCGGAAGGCACTGGGAACGAATCGTGA
- the miaA gene encoding tRNA (adenosine(37)-N6)-dimethylallyltransferase MiaA — protein sequence MTSRPMKSGVPAARPIPVLVGPTGVGKTAVGIELARRFGAEIISADSRQIYRYMDIGTAKPTADERTAAPHHLIDVVDPDVRFSAGEYGRLAREAIHELAARDVPALVVGGAGLYIKALDGGLFDAPEIPPAVRQRLANEYRSASTAALHGRLSAIDPPSAARIHANDRQRIERALEVHDATGATLTSWFESPEPSRSQGTRLIGMRRDRAALYGRIDARVEIMIESGLESEVRALSDRGYGPEAHAMSTFGYAEMLRYTGGELELEDAVSAIQQRSRQYAKRQLTWFRQTGDVEWVTVEEGEDPADTCEEIIRSFPDLLF from the coding sequence GTGACCTCCCGACCGATGAAATCAGGTGTTCCCGCCGCCCGCCCCATACCGGTTCTCGTGGGTCCCACCGGCGTGGGAAAGACTGCCGTAGGTATTGAGCTGGCCCGGCGCTTCGGCGCGGAGATCATCTCGGCGGATTCCCGCCAGATCTACCGGTACATGGATATCGGCACGGCCAAACCCACCGCGGATGAACGGACCGCGGCCCCCCATCACCTCATCGACGTCGTCGATCCGGACGTGCGGTTCAGCGCCGGCGAATACGGCCGCCTGGCCCGGGAAGCGATCCATGAGCTTGCGGCCAGGGATGTGCCGGCTCTCGTAGTCGGCGGCGCGGGGCTCTACATCAAGGCGCTTGACGGCGGACTGTTCGACGCGCCGGAGATCCCGCCGGCGGTCAGGCAACGGCTGGCGAACGAATACCGATCAGCGTCCACCGCCGCGCTCCATGGACGGTTGAGTGCAATCGATCCGCCTTCGGCCGCGCGTATCCACGCGAACGACCGGCAGCGTATCGAAAGGGCGCTGGAGGTCCACGACGCGACAGGCGCGACCCTGACTTCCTGGTTCGAAAGCCCTGAACCATCCCGATCCCAAGGGACGCGTCTGATAGGGATGCGTCGCGACCGCGCCGCACTCTATGGGCGTATCGACGCCAGGGTCGAGATAATGATCGAATCCGGCCTCGAATCGGAGGTCCGCGCCTTGTCGGACCGGGGGTATGGTCCCGAAGCCCACGCCATGTCGACGTTCGGTTATGCGGAAATGTTGCGGTATACCGGGGGCGAACTGGAATTGGAAGATGCGGTTTCGGCCATTCAGCAGCGGTCCAGGCAGTATGCAAAGCGCCAGTTGACCTGGTTCAGGCAAACCGGGGACGTCGAATGGGTCACCGTGGAGGAAGGGGAAGATCCGGCCGACACCTGCGAGGAGATCATCCGGTCCTTCCCGGATCTTCTATTTTAG